The following nucleotide sequence is from Desulfatiglans sp..
AGGATTATTGACAAAGCTTTGGAGAAAAATCCTGATATGAGGTATCAGTCTGCAGAAGAGATGCTGACAGATATTGAAAGGTGTATGCTCAGGCTTTCTATAATTCCTTCTTACAGAGATCTTACGCGGTTTATGAATAAACTTTTTGATGAAGGGACTGCTGATGAGGCCGAAGAAACAGAAAATAGCGAACAAAGCAGCCCAACACTGAAGATATCAGATATGCCCGATCTTCAGTCTGAAAAAACTTTGCTTCTTTCTGATGCAGATTTACCTTACAGAAAAAAGCAAATATCAAAGTTTACATGTTATGCCCTGTCACTGATTGCATTAATATTTATATTGGTGGTTATAATAAAAAGGCCTGAACCCTTGATGAACTATTTTCATTTTAATGCCTCCAGTGAATCGGCTTCCGGACCTGCCAGCAACAGTCCCAATGCTTCTGACCAGGAAAAAGTCCTTTCGATGGGTGATTCATCCGGTTCCGGTGATTTAACGCAGGCTTATAATACAAATGCCGATTCTCTCGGGTTAAAGGAGGGGATTGCACTTCTTACCGCAGAAAAATTCACCGAAGCTGCCGCTCTCTTTGAGGAGATCCTGGCTACTGAGCCTCATGGTGGAGAAAGGATATCTGAATTATACTCTCATGCATTAGTCGGGCAGGCCTCCGGTATTTCAGCCAACATGCCTGAGAGGGCAAAGGCATTGCTGCTGAAAGCTGTAAAAATGAATCCTGGCATCTCCCAGGGCCATTTTCTATTGGGACGTATATATACACAGCAGAAGGATTATACCAGCGCAATTGCGTCATATCAGACGGCTGTTGATCTTGATCCTCAGATGTCTAACGCCTTTTTTAATATGGGTTACATATACGCAATTAAAAATGACTATATCAAGGCACATGAGATGTTCGCCCGGGTTGTTGCCCTCTCTCCCCCATTTCTGGATGAAGCGCTATATAATCTTGCGATTGTTCAAAGAAAAATGGGAAATATTCAGGATTGTATAAAGAATCTGGAAAAGGCAATAGCTGCTAATCCTGAAAACAATAACGCAAAAAAATTGCTTGAAACATTGAAAAAATAAAAAAGGGGATATCAAC
It contains:
- a CDS encoding protein kinase, whose product is MPDLDDQQFGKYKLLNRVAEGGMAELYMAKLSGYEGFEKLVAIKKILPHLAEETNLIKAFIDEAKLAAFLQHPNIVQIYDFGSVHDTYYIAMEYLYGKDLKIVIKQYKEKGMMLSLENALYIATQVCAGIDYAHKLKDFQGKPLNIIHRDIGPHNVFITYDGQVKIIDFGIAKAATQVNKTQHGSIKGKITYMSPEQAKGEKIDHRSDIYAMGILLYEMVTHERMFDGEINYNLFKKVLESEYIPAQHLNRELPEDLCRIIDKALEKNPDMRYQSAEEMLTDIERCMLRLSIIPSYRDLTRFMNKLFDEGTADEAEETENSEQSSPTLKISDMPDLQSEKTLLLSDADLPYRKKQISKFTCYALSLIALIFILVVIIKRPEPLMNYFHFNASSESASGPASNSPNASDQEKVLSMGDSSGSGDLTQAYNTNADSLGLKEGIALLTAEKFTEAAALFEEILATEPHGGERISELYSHALVGQASGISANMPERAKALLLKAVKMNPGISQGHFLLGRIYTQQKDYTSAIASYQTAVDLDPQMSNAFFNMGYIYAIKNDYIKAHEMFARVVALSPPFLDEALYNLAIVQRKMGNIQDCIKNLEKAIAANPENNNAKKLLETLKK